ggtgcatgtgaccaataaaatttgagtTGACTTAAAATGGTTTTGTTTTTCATTATCCCTGTAAAGGTCAAGTTAGAATCATCTTTTCATATCTCTTGAAATAGAGTTTCAATATTTCCCTCTATAATTCTGTAGTGTTTATCTGTATTATGCGTGTgcgttggtgtgtgtatgtgtgtgcacataTTTGTGTTTTTCTGGGCAGGGGAGGTACCTCTTCTAACACTCACTGGCCATGGCTGTCCTTGGGCGAGAGAGCCTGTAAtgttctgttctctatcctatcagtgaGATTAACAGACAGGCCATGAATGGTGGTCGGAAAGGACTGTAATGTATTTTACTTAGACACAGGAGCTGAATTGAAATAAAGGATACCACCTGTATGCTAAGTCACACCAGCAGTCTGACAGGAGATGTGTCCGAGCCTTGGTGTTGTTTACAGCGTTACTGTAATTGTGTTTTTAAAGATGCTCCTTGCAATCAGATTGAGGCTGTGGATGTATCACACGATGGCATGTTGTGCTGCGCTACTGTTCTGGCAATATGCAAGATCAGAGGACTGTTTTTGTAATAGACACTCCTACAAAAAACTTCATGTGACTTTAATCTTCAAAAGCTAAATTGCTTGTGTAGCGTAACTGGGGAAAAAAATTGCAAAGGTTAAACACAAAACGTATGATTAgaaattgtttacaaacaatctTGTTTGTCTAGAAAATCATCTCTTTAACAGCCAGTCCACCTACAGTAAATGTGAAAAACTGTTCTGTTAGCCTCACCTGCTGTATATTGTACTGTTCTCAGTATATTGTAgtaatctatctctctctgtgttctccccAGAATATGCCAGGACTTCATGATGAGCTCCAACAGCACAGACCCTGGCCTCTACCTGACCATCAGCTCCCCAGGAATGGGCATCATCTACCCAGACACCAACACTCTCCACAGGGACCCCTGGCCAGAGCTAACCAGCCCGGATGACAAGGACTCCTTCCTCAGTGGCCTCTTCAACCTCACAGGCTCGCTCAATGAGACAGTGACCTCTCTGACCTACGACCCTCTGGGGGGTCACACAGTGTGGCAGGTGGTCCTCATTGTCTTCCTCACTGGCCTCCTGTCCCTGGTCACCATAATTGGCAACATCCTGGTGGTGGTATCCTTCAAGGTCAACCGCCAGCTCAAGACTGTCAACAACTACTTCCTGCTCAGCTTGGCTGTGGCTGACCTCATCATCGGGGTCATCTCCATGAACCTTTACACCACCTACATCATCATGGGCCAGTGGGCCCTGGGCAACTGGGCCTGTGACCTGTGGCTGGCTATTGACTATGTGGCCAGTAATGCATCCGTCATGAACCTGCTGGTCATCAGCTTTGACCGTTACTTCTCCATCACCCGGCCCCTCACCTACCGCGCCAAGCGGACCACACGGCGGGCTGTCCTGATGATTGGCCTGGCCTGGTTCGTGTCCCTGGTCCTTTGGGCCCCAGCCATCCTGTTCTGGCAGTACTTTGTGGGGGAGCGCACAGTGCCCCCTGATAAGTGCTACATCCAGTTCCTCTCAGAGCCCATCATTACATTCTGCACCGCCATGGCTGCCTTCTACCTGCCTGTCACTATTATGAGTGTGCTCTACTGGCGTATCTACAGGGAGACACAGAACCGCGCGCAGGAGCTGGCTGGCCTGCAGGGCTCAGGGAGCCgaggcaggggaggggagagggctcACTTCGTCCACCACCAGGCTGGTAGTGCCAGGAGCTGCAGCAGCTATGAGCTGACCCAGTCGTCCCAGAGAAAGAGCCCTGGCCGGGCGCTGGCCGCACGCTTCCACTGCTGGCCCATGATGCGCTCCTGGAGGCCTGGCAGCACCCGGCCTGGGGAAGGGGACGCTGACCACAGCAGCAGCGACAGCTGGAACAACAACAATGCCAGGCTGTCAGTGGACCACTCAGGCTCGTCTGATGACGAGGAGGGAAACGGTAGAGGGATGATGCCTCAGGACCATGCCATCTTCTCCATAGTCCTCAACCTGCCGGGGATGAAGGCAGCCGTCAACTCCCACCTCACCTCCTGCGAGGACCTGGACCTAGCCTCAGAAGAGGACCCGCTAAGGGGGGAGGAGGACAGCCGGGATGGcctctctaccaccaccactactaccacccctgATGGGGCCAACACAGACAACAGCAGCTACCACCAACGCTTCCCCTCCCGGATATCCAAAGTCCAGTCCATGCCTGCCCTCCAGGCCACCAGAGTGGGGCCGCTCTCTGGCTCCTCTGCCACCACCACCAAATCACCCTCGGCGCCCATCTCCTTCAAAGACGCAGCTCTAGCCAAGAGATTCGCCTCCAGGGCAAGGACGCAGATCACCAAGCGCAAGCGCATgtctctggtgaaggagaagaaggCGGCACAGACCCTCAGCGCCATCCTGTTTGCCTTCATCATCACATGGACACCCTACAACATCATGGTGCTAGTCAACACCTTCTGTAATGGCTGCATCCCCGAGGCTCTGTGGGCGCTGGGCTACTGGCTGTGCTACGTCAACAGCACCGTCAACCCCATGTGCTACGCTCTGTGCAACAAGACCTTCCGCACCACCTTCAAGATGATACTGCTCTGTCGCTGGGACCAGCGCAAGCGGCGGAGGAAGCAGCAGTTCCAGGAACGGCAGTCCGTAGTGTTCCACAGGAGAATTCCTAAAGACTCAACGTAGCGGGATATAGACAGAGGATGGATGAGGCATCCTAAAGGTTCTGTCTGTGGTTTTTAACTGCACAGAGATTCCCAGGGAGGCGGCCATATTGTTGCTGTGGTGTCTGATGTTCTCTGTGGAGCCACGACCTCCACAGTGACATATTCCTCTGTTTCTTCAAGAGAGCTCCCGTGGTGAAAGCTTCCTCTAGATTGTTCCAGTTGTCAGCATTTCAGAGAAGTGCAGCTGAAAGGACTGACagtgaaaaccaatagaacaagGGCTTAAAATGCAATGAGGGGACAATTCAAAGTGCAATTGATACCTAGGAAgataatatgatataatatgtGTTATGGATTTGGGGTTTTCCATTTCTTACCATTTTCTTCTCAGTGGTTGAGCTGTATCGTGCAGAGCAGTTGGGGTTTTCTAAGTAAACTGTACATCTGTTATATCGCATTGAAAGCCAAGTCCAAAACATTGTGCGTCAATAGACTGCATCGTATTGATTT
Above is a genomic segment from Oncorhynchus masou masou isolate Uvic2021 chromosome 23, UVic_Omas_1.1, whole genome shotgun sequence containing:
- the LOC135511081 gene encoding muscarinic acetylcholine receptor M3-like; translated protein: MMSSNSTDPGLYLTISSPGMGIIYPDTNTLHRDPWPELTSPDDKDSFLSGLFNLTGSLNETVTSLTYDPLGGHTVWQVVLIVFLTGLLSLVTIIGNILVVVSFKVNRQLKTVNNYFLLSLAVADLIIGVISMNLYTTYIIMGQWALGNWACDLWLAIDYVASNASVMNLLVISFDRYFSITRPLTYRAKRTTRRAVLMIGLAWFVSLVLWAPAILFWQYFVGERTVPPDKCYIQFLSEPIITFCTAMAAFYLPVTIMSVLYWRIYRETQNRAQELAGLQGSGSRGRGGERAHFVHHQAGSARSCSSYELTQSSQRKSPGRALAARFHCWPMMRSWRPGSTRPGEGDADHSSSDSWNNNNARLSVDHSGSSDDEEGNGRGMMPQDHAIFSIVLNLPGMKAAVNSHLTSCEDLDLASEEDPLRGEEDSRDGLSTTTTTTTPDGANTDNSSYHQRFPSRISKVQSMPALQATRVGPLSGSSATTTKSPSAPISFKDAALAKRFASRARTQITKRKRMSLVKEKKAAQTLSAILFAFIITWTPYNIMVLVNTFCNGCIPEALWALGYWLCYVNSTVNPMCYALCNKTFRTTFKMILLCRWDQRKRRRKQQFQERQSVVFHRRIPKDST